In a genomic window of Paramicrobacterium chengjingii:
- a CDS encoding GNAT family N-acetyltransferase codes for MVAPLPTLEHGRIGLRPIKVRDAKVLERELLGNRSWLRAWEASNPYGNGHFDVRGSIRSLLAQSRQGTGLPLVMQYDGEFAGQLNVSGITYGSVSSATLGYWVAERFAGRDVTPTGVALITDYCFERLGLHRMEICIRPSNGASLRVVEKLGFRYEGLRRRYIHINGDWADHFCFALVREELNEPILSRWLSHRVAPDACAIPDADRRAAGMPMRTYPNR; via the coding sequence ATGGTGGCTCCGCTTCCGACGCTTGAGCACGGGCGAATCGGGTTGCGCCCGATCAAGGTGCGCGATGCGAAGGTGCTCGAGCGTGAGCTGCTCGGCAATCGAAGCTGGTTGCGCGCGTGGGAAGCATCGAATCCCTACGGCAACGGGCACTTCGACGTGCGTGGAAGCATCCGGTCGCTTCTTGCCCAGTCGAGACAGGGCACTGGTCTGCCGTTGGTGATGCAGTACGACGGTGAATTTGCCGGCCAGCTCAACGTTTCGGGAATCACATATGGCTCCGTCTCGTCGGCGACGCTCGGATACTGGGTGGCTGAGCGATTTGCTGGGCGCGATGTGACGCCGACCGGCGTAGCACTCATCACAGACTATTGCTTCGAAAGGCTTGGTCTGCATCGCATGGAGATCTGCATTCGTCCGTCGAATGGCGCGAGCCTTCGCGTTGTCGAGAAGCTTGGGTTTCGGTACGAAGGGCTGCGGCGCCGGTATATCCATATCAACGGAGACTGGGCCGACCATTTCTGTTTCGCGCTCGTGCGAGAGGAACTGAATGAGCCGATCCTCTCCCGCTGGCTCTCTCACCGGGTCGCGCCGGATGCGTGCGCGATTCCCGATGCCGACCGACGAGCTGCGGGGATGCCGATGCGCACGTATCCGAATCGCTGA
- a CDS encoding DUF4260 family protein, whose protein sequence is MRQIHIIQRIEAGAVALLAVVAVVVLYPAWWWVILAAFVVFDLSMLGYVRSTAAGAVSYNLIHNYAWPLVLALIALVTQHSFPVATTISGVLACAWAFHVGVDRTLGFGLKMPDAFGHTDLGGAGADPVSDEGRQRPEQDVQNT, encoded by the coding sequence ATGAGACAGATCCACATTATTCAACGGATCGAGGCTGGAGCCGTGGCTCTGCTCGCCGTCGTTGCGGTCGTGGTGCTGTATCCGGCCTGGTGGTGGGTCATCCTCGCCGCATTTGTCGTGTTCGATCTCTCGATGCTGGGATACGTGCGGTCAACCGCAGCGGGGGCGGTCTCGTACAACCTCATCCACAACTACGCATGGCCTCTCGTTCTAGCGCTGATTGCGCTCGTAACGCAGCACTCGTTTCCGGTCGCTACAACGATTTCGGGAGTCCTCGCCTGCGCCTGGGCTTTCCATGTTGGTGTTGACCGCACACTCGGCTTTGGTCTGAAGATGCCGGATGCCTTTGGCCACACCGATCTCGGTGGGGCCGGCGCAGATCCGGTGAGCGACGAGGGGCGCCAGCGTCCCGAGCAGGACGTTCAGAACACCTGA
- a CDS encoding isochorismatase family protein, translated as MAYTPLTADNSAMVLIDHEVGFSNLIGSHTIDDNLNGALALAKTAKLFELPMVVTSGPEEAAAGPLYPELQEVLGDHPVVYRDPVFDAFDNAEFTAAVEATGRKKLVMAGIQTDVCLALTALTALNKGYEVYAVVDASAATTKETHDYAMQRMIQAGAIPVNWLAVGAELLRGWVDQPLAPAFGEIVYQHLPSWKHLGTHAASIRKLATQ; from the coding sequence ATGGCATACACACCGTTGACAGCCGACAACAGCGCGATGGTCCTGATCGACCACGAAGTCGGTTTCTCAAACCTGATCGGATCCCACACGATCGACGACAATCTCAATGGCGCTCTCGCCCTGGCCAAGACCGCGAAGCTCTTTGAGCTGCCCATGGTCGTGACGAGCGGGCCCGAGGAAGCGGCTGCGGGCCCGCTGTACCCGGAGCTCCAGGAAGTGCTCGGAGACCATCCTGTCGTCTACCGGGACCCGGTCTTCGACGCATTCGACAACGCGGAGTTCACCGCGGCTGTCGAGGCAACGGGGCGCAAAAAGCTGGTCATGGCTGGCATCCAGACGGATGTTTGCCTCGCACTCACGGCCTTGACCGCACTCAACAAGGGTTACGAGGTGTACGCGGTCGTCGATGCTTCCGCAGCCACCACAAAGGAGACCCACGACTACGCAATGCAGCGGATGATCCAGGCCGGTGCCATTCCCGTCAATTGGCTTGCTGTCGGTGCCGAACTGCTTCGCGGTTGGGTGGACCAGCCGCTCGCACCGGCGTTCGGCGAGATCGTCTACCAGCACCTCCCTTCTTGGAAGCACCTGGGTACGCATGCGGCATCCATTCGGAAGCTCGCGACGCAATAA
- a CDS encoding molybdopterin-dependent oxidoreductase: protein MTLKSKLFWSALSGIASAAAGLAIAEVIALVIAPPSSPLVAVGSLVIDLAPTWAKDFAIAVFGTNDKLFLLTLIAVLLAALAAAAGVLELIKAPWGLVVFGVIGGIATIAVTTREQSTASWAIPSVVGMMGAALMLYRIVRKLSVWTANAQTAKGKVEQRAIGVSRRDFFIYIASTAVGAAVIGVGARAVNATAMAATAVRKAIKLPAPAVAAPPIPEGAALDVEGITPLITPNADFYRIDTALQVPSVDANDWSLRVTGMVENPITITFDELLDLPLTEKNLTLMCVSNEIGGNLTGNATWLGYPIHEILKRAKPQAGADMVLSHSIDGFTAGTPLEILQEEDRDCFLAVGMNGEPLPPEHGFPVRMVVPGLYGYVSATKWVVELELTTYDRSRAYWTDRGWSAKGPVKTCSRIDVPTGLQTLDKGKVPIAGIAWAQHTGIDGVEVRVDDGEWMPARLANPISDDTWVQWVFDWDAPSGTHVIEARATDKSGTIQSGEFAPVAPNGAEGWHAIRLEVA from the coding sequence GTGACGTTGAAATCGAAGCTGTTTTGGTCTGCCCTCTCCGGAATCGCAAGCGCCGCCGCCGGACTCGCAATCGCTGAAGTCATAGCACTGGTGATTGCTCCCCCGAGCAGTCCACTCGTCGCCGTCGGATCGTTGGTCATCGACCTCGCGCCCACATGGGCAAAAGACTTCGCCATCGCGGTCTTCGGAACGAACGACAAGCTCTTTCTTCTCACACTTATCGCCGTGCTCCTTGCGGCACTCGCTGCGGCAGCGGGCGTGCTCGAGCTCATCAAGGCGCCGTGGGGCCTCGTCGTTTTCGGTGTCATCGGCGGAATTGCCACAATCGCAGTGACGACTCGTGAGCAGTCGACGGCCTCGTGGGCAATTCCGTCCGTTGTCGGAATGATGGGCGCTGCGCTCATGCTCTACCGCATCGTTAGGAAGCTCAGCGTGTGGACCGCCAATGCGCAGACCGCAAAAGGCAAGGTCGAGCAGCGTGCGATCGGGGTGTCTCGACGCGACTTCTTCATCTATATCGCGAGTACCGCTGTTGGCGCTGCCGTCATCGGTGTCGGCGCGCGAGCTGTGAATGCCACGGCCATGGCGGCAACAGCCGTTCGCAAAGCCATCAAGCTCCCCGCCCCTGCAGTCGCTGCGCCGCCGATTCCGGAGGGTGCTGCACTCGATGTCGAGGGCATCACCCCGCTGATCACCCCGAATGCGGATTTTTACCGCATTGACACCGCGCTGCAAGTTCCCAGCGTCGACGCCAATGACTGGAGTCTGCGCGTGACGGGCATGGTCGAGAACCCCATTACGATCACCTTCGATGAGCTGCTCGATCTGCCGCTCACCGAGAAGAATCTCACCCTCATGTGCGTCTCGAACGAGATCGGCGGCAATCTCACGGGCAATGCCACCTGGCTCGGCTACCCGATTCACGAAATCCTGAAGCGCGCGAAGCCTCAGGCTGGCGCAGATATGGTGCTCTCACACAGCATCGACGGTTTCACCGCGGGCACACCACTTGAGATTCTGCAGGAGGAGGATCGCGACTGCTTCCTTGCAGTGGGTATGAATGGCGAACCGCTGCCACCGGAGCACGGCTTTCCGGTTCGCATGGTCGTCCCTGGACTCTACGGGTATGTCTCGGCAACCAAGTGGGTGGTGGAGCTTGAGCTGACGACATACGACCGTTCTCGCGCGTATTGGACAGATCGCGGCTGGTCAGCGAAGGGGCCTGTCAAGACCTGTTCGCGCATCGATGTGCCAACGGGGCTTCAGACCCTCGACAAGGGAAAGGTTCCGATCGCGGGCATTGCGTGGGCTCAACACACGGGAATCGATGGTGTCGAGGTGCGTGTTGACGACGGAGAATGGATGCCGGCTCGCCTCGCCAATCCGATCTCCGACGACACCTGGGTGCAGTGGGTCTTCGACTGGGATGCCCCCTCGGGCACCCACGTCATCGAAGCTCGTGCCACGGACAAGAGCGGAACAATCCAGAGCGGTGAGTTCGCGCCGGTCGCACCGAACGGTGCGGAAGGGTGGCACGCCATCCGGCTCGAGGTCGCCTAG
- a CDS encoding VOC family protein, translated as MTLRISHTSVDSRNAYEQSRWWSEVLGYSEDSEDPNLPGHEECMISSSDGTSTVLFIEVPEAKTVKNRLHFDMRPTDVSRETEVNRVRALGATHIADFIRPDGTGWVVLADPEGNEFCILTGQPELDALSL; from the coding sequence ATGACACTCAGAATTTCGCACACCTCTGTTGATTCACGCAATGCTTATGAACAGTCGCGCTGGTGGAGTGAGGTTCTCGGCTACAGCGAAGACTCCGAGGACCCGAACCTGCCGGGTCACGAGGAGTGCATGATCTCCTCGTCCGACGGCACGAGCACGGTGCTGTTCATCGAAGTGCCTGAAGCGAAGACCGTGAAGAACCGTCTCCATTTTGACATGAGGCCAACCGACGTCAGTCGTGAAACCGAAGTGAATCGAGTACGGGCCCTTGGCGCCACTCATATTGCCGATTTCATTCGCCCGGATGGGACAGGGTGGGTTGTTCTTGCCGATCCAGAGGGCAACGAGTTCTGCATCCTGACCGGTCAGCCGGAGCTGGACGCGCTCAGCCTCTGA
- a CDS encoding LysR family transcriptional regulator, producing the protein MQPRQLEYFVAVAEMGSFTAGARRVRTVQSAVSTAVQQLEHELGCRLFNRGRKISVTPEGAALLPRARDVLAAIEAATAAVAATRGQVTGTVNLGMMYRFGAFDMATRLASFQHKYPSVVVRANTSTEGSRGHLDALRRGDLDLAIVATATATIPGMRMTYLDSEPLRFVCAVSHPLAELETVRLDQIADETFIDSPVGWGNRTLVDEAFASAGLRRAVQTETIDFALGQALAREGLGVTFVPESGVQTDQRLVALDVEPAIIWTAHLACSANRRLSAAAAALASELELGATSLK; encoded by the coding sequence ATGCAACCGCGCCAACTTGAGTACTTCGTCGCCGTGGCCGAGATGGGCAGCTTTACGGCGGGCGCCCGTCGGGTGCGCACTGTGCAGTCGGCCGTGTCCACCGCCGTGCAGCAGCTCGAACATGAGTTAGGCTGCCGACTGTTCAACCGTGGTCGCAAAATCTCCGTGACTCCCGAAGGCGCGGCTCTCCTGCCCCGTGCGCGCGATGTGCTTGCCGCGATCGAAGCAGCCACGGCGGCGGTCGCCGCAACCCGCGGTCAGGTCACAGGAACAGTCAACCTTGGCATGATGTATCGCTTCGGGGCGTTCGACATGGCGACTCGTCTCGCATCGTTTCAGCACAAATACCCGTCCGTCGTCGTGCGTGCGAATACGTCGACGGAAGGGTCGCGCGGCCATCTCGATGCGTTGCGCCGAGGCGACCTCGACCTCGCGATTGTCGCCACCGCGACCGCGACGATTCCCGGGATGCGCATGACGTATCTGGACAGCGAGCCGCTCCGCTTTGTGTGCGCAGTGTCTCATCCGCTGGCAGAACTCGAGACGGTTCGGCTCGACCAGATCGCAGACGAGACCTTTATCGACTCGCCGGTGGGCTGGGGCAACCGCACTTTGGTCGACGAAGCCTTTGCGAGCGCCGGACTGCGTCGCGCCGTCCAGACCGAGACTATCGACTTCGCGCTGGGGCAGGCTCTGGCACGTGAAGGGCTCGGCGTGACGTTTGTCCCGGAATCAGGAGTCCAAACGGACCAGCGGCTCGTCGCCCTCGACGTCGAGCCTGCAATCATCTGGACCGCGCATCTGGCATGCTCAGCGAACCGGCGGCTGTCAGCGGCTGCTGCCGCCCTTGCGTCTGAGCTGGAGCTCGGAGCGACGTCGCTGAAGTGA
- a CDS encoding large exoprotein, producing the protein MAGGGVLSGGIVFAIAAVLWLVYLIPTWVRRHEYMSAERNSVRLQQTLRILAETSEMPDEVRFEATAREVAAQQKRLKRIEAERAAARKAESRAAIETARVESQATALRAKADARAAAARARAQAAEATERAAAEQARARAKTRLMRSRRRTRLATTLFLVASAITATLTGITAVSTGAWMLPGIAVGGVIVSVALLSRMATVGSRVTQTATVPQMARPAEREIFDADLSDEEKATSERTWTPTSLPKPLHLSQGSVAAATLAAEASRARLREAAIAEAMAQKASERQPQAASINEHRAARDEQRAAQEQPAEVSPYASMGVVDEGEILAADLLRRRMAAG; encoded by the coding sequence ATGGCTGGCGGTGGAGTTCTCAGCGGAGGGATTGTCTTCGCGATTGCGGCTGTGCTCTGGCTCGTCTACCTCATTCCCACGTGGGTGCGTCGACACGAGTACATGTCTGCTGAGCGCAATTCGGTCAGGCTGCAGCAGACCCTTCGCATTCTCGCCGAAACCTCTGAGATGCCAGACGAAGTTCGTTTCGAAGCGACCGCTCGGGAAGTTGCCGCGCAGCAGAAACGACTCAAGCGCATCGAGGCCGAACGAGCCGCGGCACGCAAGGCAGAAAGTCGCGCGGCAATCGAGACAGCCCGTGTCGAGTCGCAGGCAACGGCGCTCCGTGCAAAGGCAGATGCTCGAGCAGCAGCCGCACGAGCTCGTGCTCAGGCCGCTGAGGCGACAGAGCGTGCGGCAGCCGAGCAGGCTCGTGCACGCGCGAAGACCAGGCTCATGCGTTCTCGAAGGCGTACACGTCTTGCTACAACGCTTTTCTTAGTGGCCAGCGCCATCACCGCCACCCTAACCGGTATCACGGCCGTGTCGACGGGTGCGTGGATGCTGCCAGGAATTGCTGTTGGGGGAGTCATCGTCTCGGTCGCACTGCTCAGCCGTATGGCGACCGTTGGCTCACGTGTGACGCAGACGGCGACTGTGCCGCAGATGGCGCGTCCGGCCGAACGCGAGATCTTCGATGCAGATTTGTCAGACGAAGAAAAGGCGACGAGCGAACGCACGTGGACGCCGACCTCGTTGCCGAAGCCGCTTCATCTCTCGCAGGGTTCGGTTGCAGCAGCCACACTCGCTGCAGAGGCGTCGCGCGCACGACTCCGGGAGGCAGCGATTGCCGAGGCGATGGCGCAGAAGGCATCCGAGCGGCAGCCGCAGGCGGCTTCGATCAACGAACATCGCGCAGCCAGGGATGAACAGCGTGCCGCGCAGGAGCAGCCAGCCGAAGTATCTCCGTATGCGTCAATGGGTGTCGTTGACGAGGGCGAGATTCTCGCCGCCGACTTACTGCGTCGCCGAATGGCCGCGGGCTAG